From Qipengyuania soli:
TCGCCGCGGCTCACCAGCGAAGTGAGGCTGCTCGATACGTCTTCGTCCGCCAGCGGATCGACCACGTCGTCGACGTCCTCGTTCTCGAGGTCTTCCTCGTCGTCCCAATCGGGCAGGCCGTAGTCGGCAGCAGTCTTCAGGCCGCCGTCGAAATCATCTTCGCCCTCGTCCGAGAGCTCGTATCCCTCGTCGTCGCGCAGGCTGCCAATCGGATTGCCAAGCGCATCGACGCCGCGGTGCGGTTTGATCGCTGCGTCGGAAACTTCCTCGGCCGCGCCGAAAGCCGGTTCGGGCAGTGCGGAAAGCGAAGCGTCTGCGGCTCCGGCGATGCTGCCTAGCTCGAGCACGTCGGCATCGTCCTCTTCGCTCTCGGCTTCGTCATCGTCCCAGCCATCGGCATCGACGGCGGTCAGGGTTTCGGCAGTCTCGATGTGGTGCTCTTCGTCGGCAAGGTCGTCGTCGAAGTCGCCCAGGGCCTGGCCGATCTGCAGCAGCAGTTCGTCGGCGGTCTGCTGGTCGGCCATCTCCTTCCAGTTGATCACGCCGTAGATGTAGTCGATCGTCTCGTTGTCGCTCGAATAGGGCAGCAGGATGCCGCGATAGAGCACGGTCACACCGCGTTCGTTCACGAATTCCGCTTCAAAGCCGATCGCCGCTTGGTTGGCGAGGATCTGCATGTAATGGTCGGTGATGCGGCTGAGGACCGAACGGCTCGGCACGTCGGACAGCTTGCCCATGGCACCGGCTTCGCCGCATTCCTCGACGAGCTCGGAGCCGACGAACAGGACATCGGGATCCTCGATACCGTCGACCATGCCGAGGAGGACGGAATAAGGACCGAAATCATCGAGCTTCTCCGGCTCGAGATCATCGATATTGGGGTAGTTCAGGTCGCCGAGCAGGCTTGCCCAATGATTATAGGCGCGCACCTGCATGCGCCGCTCGTCCTGCCCCACGGGCGAGGGCGGCGGATCGAGATCGGCATCCCCCTCATCGACGTAATCGTCGAAGAGTTCTTCTTCGTCATGCGTGCCGAAATAGCCGCCAAGCCTGTCCATTGGATTCCACTGCCCCCGAAAGAGTTGTGCTCATTCGGAAGAGGGTATGACCCCTGCGTGGTAAACATTGGGTTAAATACGTTTGCCAACTCTGCCCGGCGGCAGGGTCGGCGCATCAGAGCATGTAGCGCATGCGGATGGTAAGTGCCTGGTCCTGGCCACCGATATCGATGGCAGCATCGGAAAACTTCGGCGGGCCCATGCGCACTGCCGCATCGCGTGAGAAGCCGAAGCCTTCCTTGGGCATCATGCCCAGTGCCCGGTCGGCCTTGCCGTTGGAGTTTTCGTCATGGAGGAGAGCAATGGCGTATCGGCCCGGCTTTACGTCGGTGAAGGTGAAGCTCACGCTACCCTCGTGCGCCTGGGCCGTCGCGCCATAGGCACCGGGCACACCGCGACACTTCGGGAAACTCTTCATATCGGTGGTCATGCAGGCGCGAACGATGCCCTTGGCGTTGCGCACCTCGGTAACCTTGACGGTAATCGTTGCCCCGCCGGCGGGCGTTGTTGCACCACCGAGCATGGCGGCCAGGGGCAGGGCCAGTAAGGCGGCGAAGCGGCTCATATGTTCGCGCTCAGTCCGTGGTCGGTGCCACAGAGCCGGTCCCAGAAACGGAAATAGAGGCCGTAATTGCATCGATACTCTTCATGGTGACGCTGGTGATGGCTGGCCGTTATCAACCATTCTCCCAACCGCGAATGAACGAGCCGGCGGGGAAACATCTCCCAGCCCATGTGGTTGGTGACGCCCATCACCGTCATGACCAGAAGCACGAGTCCGAGCATGGCGACATGGATGGGTACGAGGAAAACGAGCGCCGGGATTACCACCGCCCCTGTAATCGCTTCCCACGGATGGAAGCTCATCGCGGCCCAGGCCGTCGGCGGGCGGCTGGCATGGTGGACGGCATGGGCAATGCGGAACAGGCGCGGCCGATGCATCCAGCGATGGGTCCAGTAGAACCAGGTGTCGTGCGCGAAAAGAAAGATGAGCGGCGCCAGCGGCAGGTACCAAACGGGGTAGTCGGTCCAACCGGTGTATATCCGGGTCCAGCCATGCTCCTGCCAGCCCCAGGCGACGACGCCCGCGGGGATGCCGTAAATGGCCGCCGAGGCGAACGACCAGCCGATCTCGCGCCGGATCTGCGGG
This genomic window contains:
- a CDS encoding sterol desaturase family protein, translated to MWTGIAFSALAMTAIVAVRYLATSGGFALLTRHVRPGYHTKLGPQIRREIGWSFASAAIYGIPAGVVAWGWQEHGWTRIYTGWTDYPVWYLPLAPLIFLFAHDTWFYWTHRWMHRPRLFRIAHAVHHASRPPTAWAAMSFHPWEAITGAVVIPALVFLVPIHVAMLGLVLLVMTVMGVTNHMGWEMFPRRLVHSRLGEWLITASHHQRHHEEYRCNYGLYFRFWDRLCGTDHGLSANI
- a CDS encoding DUF2141 domain-containing protein — protein: MSRFAALLALPLAAMLGGATTPAGGATITVKVTEVRNAKGIVRACMTTDMKSFPKCRGVPGAYGATAQAHEGSVSFTFTDVKPGRYAIALLHDENSNGKADRALGMMPKEGFGFSRDAAVRMGPPKFSDAAIDIGGQDQALTIRMRYML